ATGAAAAACGGATGGCCGTCCACAAGCTCGAGTATCCGGCTTTCCTTTTCCGGGCTGCGGAAACAGCGGATTTTTACGCCGGCAAGAGATGTGTAAAAGCTTTCAAAAAAGGCAAATTTTAAAAGTTTTCTTTCCCCGGTTTCCACATCCACGGCTCGCTTGACCCAGAATTTGGGATCTTCGATGCCAAAGCGCCGCTCCCGTTCAAATCCGGTAATCCGGTATCTCCGTTGCCCAAGGACGATTTCGTCGCCGCAGTCAATACGGGAAAAATCCCCGAAGTCCGGCGTCAACACCGCCATCAGGAACTCCCGCGGATTCTGGGCGGCAGATTGTCAATGGCCATTTTGATCTGTTCCACAAAATTTCTCAGGCCGTTGGCCTCAATGACCACTCCGAGCTGACAGGCCATGACTTTCAGCGAATCCACATCCTCATCATGCATGCAGAGCCGGTCACTGTGGTAGATCCGGATAAGACCGGTGTTGATATTGTGGTACTTGATGGGAATCGACATCATGGAAACAATGCCTTCCCTGGCTGCCGCCTCGGGATACTGTACCCGTTCGTCACACTGAAAATCCTCCACCACCTCCACATTGCCGGTGTAAAAGGCGCATTTTTTCGGATCCGCAAAAACAGGGCCCTTTTCCACGTAAGCCTCGCTGATGCCGTGGCTGCTGACCCGGAACAGCTCCTGTTCAATTTCGTCGAGAATCATGATACTGGCGCCTTTTACTCCAAAAGTCCGGCACAAGCCTTCAGCAAGGTGGTTGACCAGCTGGGTGAAATCCTCGTAAGTGGCAATGGCCAGGCTGATCGACTTGAAATGTTTCAGGTAAAACTTGCGTTCAGGCCCGTGATTCATGCAAACCTCCTTTAATGGCCATCAAAGGGCCGTTTTTGACATATCCGGAGGCCCCGGGGGGATCAATACCGACC
The Desulfosalsimonas propionicica DNA segment above includes these coding regions:
- a CDS encoding GAF domain-containing protein, which translates into the protein MNHGPERKFYLKHFKSISLAIATYEDFTQLVNHLAEGLCRTFGVKGASIMILDEIEQELFRVSSHGISEAYVEKGPVFADPKKCAFYTGNVEVVEDFQCDERVQYPEAAAREGIVSMMSIPIKYHNINTGLIRIYHSDRLCMHDEDVDSLKVMACQLGVVIEANGLRNFVEQIKMAIDNLPPRIRGSS